The nucleotide window AATCGCTTTTGTTTGCCTTCTTTTCCCTCGACCTTTCCAAACATCCCCCTTCCTCGGCGTTCGAAGCGGCAATCCCCCACGGCTCTGATCCCGCGACGCTCTTGCCTCTGTTGACGCTCCAATCTGGCCGCCCAACGTTCCGCTCTGTGTACTGGCCGTTTCGCCCGCCCAGGAACCTGAGACACGCGACTGCAGAAGCAAGTCGGTGGTGTGCCCGCCGAGTAGTGAAGCCTTCACTCTCAAAAAGcgtcgtccatctcgccgagctcgccgccagctctCACGGCAATCCCGGGAGATTCGGACTGCTCCCAAAACATTTTCCGCAACGCGCACCCTACCAGCTTCAGGGACGCGACCTTCGCCACCGTCTTGCCGAGATACGTAGTATCCCTGCGTAGATTCTCGCCCGTCATCAGCCCACCTGCCACTACCATTTCGCGCACCCAGCAAATCCGCCTTCCACGTCGTTTTGACGTCTTCTTCCCGCCACTCCCCACTGGTGTCCCTCATCCGCACTGCCCAGCGAACCGTACCGACTTGTTGACGTGTGTCGTTGGCCCCTCAAGCTGGCAGGCGTCGGTACGTGCACGGCACACCCCCTTCTTGGCAATCGAGATATCCGACGAAGCAAGCCGGGTTGCCGCTCTGCTCGACATCCATCCCCTCATTTGCCATCACACCCTCTGCTCGATCTTCTCCCGCACTGTGGTCGCGTCTCATTGGACCATCCGAAGCGTCATCGCGGATCGATTTCGTTCGTTTTCGATATTTTTTGACTGCATCAGCCCGGGTCGTGGCTCGCAGCCCCCGCGACTCTGGTGCAAGGTCAACTGCAGTACCCAGAAAACAGGCATCCACGACACCCGTCAGGACTCATCCTTCGGCCAGCAACCGTATTACCACCTGCGAACTGCCATCGCACCTCCTTTGCTTGATTCAGCTGTCGACAAACCCCGGGTTAAGTTGTCCGGTGTCTCGAGAGGCATCGTACGCTCttctgctggtgctggcacTCTTCCATCGCCGCGCGCACCCGCGGCCGCAGCGTGGTCTCCCGCGGTGCGAGACACATGCTGGCCTTTGAGTCTCTCCCGCGAGAGGAGCCGGCATACCGAAATCGTTTGCTCGTCCCAAGGTAGGGCGGAAATCCGACTGTATGACTCAAGTACTCGACGACATATTTGCCGAGCTGGGCTTGTCTAGATATCTTGATGCCTTCGTGGATCAGGGGTTTGATACTTGGGACACGATCCTCGACATCCAAGAATCTGATCTGTATGTTTCTGTCATCTCATGTTGCCCTTGGGTGTTTGTCTCGCTCAATGCTGATTGTTACTGCAGAGATGCTCTTGGCGTCAAACTTGGCCACCGAAGGGTAAGACGAAACATCCTCGACCCGTCAGCGAGCAGAGTTCTGATTTGTTCCAGAAACTTCAAAGGCGCATCGCTAATGCGAGAGGTATTGCTCCGAGCGTATCACTTGCGTCGGTCAAGTCCGTATCGGAGGAGGTCAAGTCGGAGCCCAGCCGACGTGAATCTAATCGTTCTGAGGGTGGCAATGAGAGCCATGGAGTTACCAAGCGCAAGTATCGACGACATCCAAAGGTACGTCGGTGGTTCGATAGCCTAAAAGTGTGCCATGGCTTATCGTTGCCCTCTAGCCAGATGAGAACGCTCCGGAGCGGCCCCCGTCCGCATATGTTCTCTTTTCCAACAGTAAGACCTGCGCCGTTGTTACCATATGTTTAGAATCGTGTGGAGAATCGTGCTTACCGTTGAGCAGAGATGAGGGAAGACCTGAAAGGCCAGAACCTGACCTTCACTGAGATTGCAAAGCTGGTCGGGGAGAACTGGCAGAGTCTGGATCCCACAGAAAAGGAGACATACGAGAGCCAGGCAAATGCCGCCAAGGAAAAATACCACCGCAACCTTTCCGAGTACAAGAAGACCCCTGAATACCGCCGGTATTCTCAGTATCTCCATGACTTCAAGGAGAAACAGGCTAAGCACAACAAGGGTGCGTAGGACGATGCTGACTCTGTTGATGAAGTGCTAACCTTTTCTTCTTCAAAGGCCATGATGTCGCCAAGCGTCCCAAGTTAGAGCCTCCCAGGTTACGTcacggcagcaccagcagcagcgcaacgCCGAATGGCGGACAGTCGAGCGGCACAGGCAGCGGCAGTAATAGCGAACGACAGCAAGGGAGTGAGCCTCCGCCAACTCGGCAGGAACGAGTTaactcgacggcgtcgttggcgggaTCGCAACACTCTTCTGTGGCGCCATCGATTCCGTATCGCCACTCCGTTGATGACACCGGGCCATCACCCCGAACGACTCATTTCGACTCCGGAAGCCCGAGAGACACGCACTCGCGTCGACCGCCGTCCTGgccgagccggagccgggcaGAGCCGTCTCAACAGTCCTTGCCGTCACTTTCCGAtatgctcgacgacggcatgaAGAATGTGGACACGCCGATGACTGATGCCGGGTATTTTGCATCGAGGCATGCTGGATCCGGTGCACTGCGGCTGGACGGCGATGGCCCAACAGTtttgccgccctcgcgcaaACCTATGCTCCGTCATGAACCTTCATCAGGCGGCACTACCGCTTCCAGCACGTCCTCGACAAGTGTAAGCCGAATGCAGGGGGAAGGTCCGCTCCCAATCCATGCTCTCCTTGCAAATCGGACAATGTCGAGCACCCCGGATTTCATCGCGAAGCAACCGCAGCCAATGCCCATATCTGCCGCAGCGGCTAACGCAGATGGACACCACGACTTGTCCTTCAGGCCCGATCAAGGGCCCAGAGGCTATGGTATGCATAACTCCCAGTCGCTTGATGGATCTGCGGCTCCGGCTAACGGGATTGGCACAGGCTTTCAGGCTGAGTCGTCTGCGTTCAAGCACATGAAAGTCGAACACTCGGGCGAAGATGTGCTTATCACTGCGGTAAATCCGGCCGATGAAAACGGTAAAAGGCCCTTTGATGGAATGACTGCCCTTTTGAGAGCAGGAGAGATTGTTGGTCAGCGTGGCCGTCCGCAACCGTAACCGCATGGTCGACATCATTCAGTCGGCTTCTAGTCCATGCGTCTCAGCTGGCATGGACATTAGTCGTGTTGCAGCAACGCTCGTTGCACTCAGCAGCCCTGACGGCCCTCACTTCCCCTCGCTTCTTCTGTTGCATAATTTGTCGGCGATGGTTGTTGATACCCAAAATTCAATACAGCAGCGGTGGGCCATGGAGACGGCGAAGATGGCCGAACCTCGATTTTGCCTCTGGCGCTGGAACATATGGAGACTTGGCGTTCTGGATTCGGGTATGTTGTTGAACGACGATACGAAAACCAAAAACAACGAAAACGACGTGATTGGAAATATCGTGTGATATGCGCTTCGATTGATCGCGAAACGGTGGGCAAGTCGATGGCAGCTGGCTAGGAAAATGGCACGGAGCAGTGCCAGCGGCATAGACGAAAATTTGAAACATGGACAAGCGCCCACTGCTTCAGCAACCTGGTAGTATTTTAGGACCTGTGCCATAGGAGACAATGATGACGCAGGATACGCGACAGTTTGCAAACCTGTCTTTCGATATCGCCATTGATGAACCGGGATTGTAGTTCGCCGGTGAGCGGGAGATTGAAGGTAGAGTGCTGGGGTTTTAGGCCCAGTCGACCTTTGGGGTCGAATGCGATGCTTTTCTGGGTGACGTTTCGCTGCGTCAACCATGGCCGGAGCGCCGCAGGTAGATAAAAGAACTGGTGTACAAGTTGAACAGTCGCAATTCCCCGCGGAAGGGGCAAGAAGTATTCTTATTTGCGCTGCACGACCACGGCGCAGAAAGAAAGCACCAGGAACCGAGACGGGCACCAAGTCCTGCGTCACGTCGTCATTCAGGGTCCTCCGACGTCATCGAGCGCCACAATTTTTCGAAggggggcttgggcttggagggggatggggggggggggccagtCAGGGCAGCAGGGGGTTGGTTGGTGGGTGCCCTCCAGGgctggtgggtggtggaATCGGGCATGGCCCTCTCAGCGGGCGTTGAAATGCGGGGGTGCGGTGGATTGGCACTGGGGCCCAATGGATGTCTGCGCAGCCAATGCACACGCTCACACACACAGTACCTACGGATGCTgagtaggtacgtactttCGTACATAACTACAAACTCAAGTCTTTCCTgcctcgtcgtggtcgtAGTTGGGCACCGCTCGGTATGGACGGCGGACGGACTGCAGGCGGCGATTTATTGGCTTCCGCCGGTGTCTGGCGTGTCGGATCCTGATGGTGTTCTTTTTGGCGGACCTCGGAGATGCGTCCGGGGCCTGGTCGCAGATTCTACGATATGCGCGCAGTTACATAGGTGCGCCTCAGTATTGGCCCAAAAAAAAGGGTCTGCGTGATTGCCCGACATTTCATCCTCATGTTCTCGAGTCGTCAAGCGTTTCCAAGATTCCTTTCCACTCCATGGACTACAGATCCGCCATCTTGTACATCTCCGCGTCAGGGGTCCCCCATGCTCGTACATCCAGCAGCCCTGCCCTCATATTCGCGTTCATTCGTCGAAACACGTCGTCGTTACGCCGATGCTCTCATACGCCGCTTTCCAGTAGCTCTACTCCGCACCCTCAATCGCCTCCGCCGTCCAGTCTTTGCGGATGGCCAGGTCTGCCAGACTCTCAGTGTTCTCAATTACAAGCCCCCTCTCATTAGCAAGATGTAGTAGGGAGATGAAGCAGTACGACGTCGAGATATCCTCCATCACTGACTTGGGGTATACAGATTGGAGTCCAGTGATGACCTCACTAAACTTGAGTGTCGCGTCTGCTGGTGCGTCTGGTTGATCCGGCGTGCCAAACGTTGTGGGTTTCTTGACACCAACTGTTAGTAAAGACGAGGCGCAAGTGATACTTCAGTCATGCTTACCTCGAGCTTGTCAAATTCCATGCCCTTCCAAATCTCCTCCTTGAGCCGACGCACGTCCACCTTcttcgcccgccgcgcgtACTGC belongs to Purpureocillium takamizusanense chromosome 1, complete sequence and includes:
- a CDS encoding uncharacterized protein (EggNog:ENOG503P2G5~COG:K), coding for MREDLKGQNLTFTEIAKLVGENWQSLDPTEKETYESQANAAKEKYHRNLSEYKKTPEYRRYSQYLHDFKEKQAKHNKGHDVAKRPKQRQ